One genomic segment of Chitinophaga sancti includes these proteins:
- a CDS encoding histidinol-phosphate transaminase, with protein sequence MMMRTTNKSINRRDWLKATALFTGGLTMLPPVLQGLQAAPPAEAAVTTLEPPVSALGHSGLTATSLTGFSAETASPLTGLHADAAIEPRIPGILKARLFANENPFGPSAVAKKAMMDSMDNGYQYPFMLLKDLEAKICAYEGLDAKMLMTSAGSSPLLLGTAITLLSNGGNVVSADPTYDDLPTRCEKIKATWIKVPLKADYTHDLDAMEKAINKDTKLVYICNPNNPTGTIVDVAKLKDFCERVSKKVPVFVDEAYIDYLPDPAATTLIESVKKGQNLIIARTFSKVYGLAGLRIGYVIAQPAMIDLLGHYSAAGGYALSLPAITAALASYNDKPYIDDVKKKMEASKSFLYETLKKEGYTYIPSHTNFVMFPLKMEGQRFVEEMGKRGVGLRNWKLNNEDWCRISIGRLDEMQAFAAAFKELS encoded by the coding sequence ATGATGATGCGTACCACCAACAAATCAATTAACAGGCGGGATTGGTTAAAGGCCACCGCGCTATTTACCGGAGGATTGACAATGTTGCCACCTGTGTTGCAGGGGTTGCAGGCGGCGCCTCCAGCGGAGGCTGCTGTTACAACTTTAGAACCGCCTGTTTCAGCTTTAGGTCATTCCGGGTTAACTGCCACCTCATTGACCGGTTTCTCTGCAGAAACAGCCTCTCCTCTTACGGGCTTACATGCCGATGCTGCTATTGAGCCCCGCATTCCCGGCATACTCAAAGCCCGCTTATTTGCCAATGAAAACCCATTCGGCCCCTCGGCAGTTGCTAAAAAAGCAATGATGGACAGTATGGACAATGGCTATCAATATCCATTCATGCTACTCAAAGACCTGGAAGCAAAAATTTGCGCCTATGAAGGTCTCGATGCGAAAATGCTCATGACAAGTGCGGGTTCTTCTCCTTTATTATTAGGTACCGCTATTACATTATTAAGTAATGGTGGAAATGTCGTGAGTGCAGACCCTACTTACGATGACTTACCTACCCGTTGCGAAAAAATAAAAGCCACCTGGATCAAAGTGCCGTTAAAAGCAGATTACACCCATGACCTGGATGCAATGGAAAAGGCGATAAATAAAGACACAAAACTCGTTTACATCTGCAATCCCAACAACCCTACGGGCACTATTGTAGACGTAGCAAAATTAAAAGACTTCTGCGAGCGGGTATCAAAAAAAGTCCCCGTCTTTGTTGATGAGGCCTACATTGATTACCTCCCTGATCCAGCCGCTACTACACTCATAGAAAGTGTAAAGAAAGGGCAGAATCTCATTATCGCGCGCACCTTTTCAAAAGTATATGGGCTGGCCGGACTTCGTATTGGTTACGTCATTGCCCAACCAGCTATGATCGATCTGTTAGGCCATTATTCCGCTGCCGGTGGATATGCATTGTCATTACCAGCTATAACTGCTGCATTGGCAAGTTATAATGACAAGCCTTATATAGATGATGTGAAAAAGAAAATGGAAGCCAGTAAAAGCTTCTTGTATGAAACACTGAAAAAAGAGGGTTATACATATATTCCTTCACATACCAATTTCGTCATGTTCCCATTAAAAATGGAAGGCCAGCGTTTTGTAGAAGAAATGGGTAAACGGGGTGTAGGGCTGCGCAACTGGAAACTAAATAACGAGGATTGGTGCAGGATCAGCATTGGCCGTCTGGATGAAATGCAGGCATTTGCAGCTGCTTTTAAAGAATTATCTTAA
- a CDS encoding flavin monoamine oxidase family protein, giving the protein MSISRREFLTRTGTMAAAYPAMLALGMLQEAPAHAFSLNGSGKGKHIIILGAGLAGMAAAYELLKLGYQCTILEARQRSGGRVWSIRKGATHTETDLPVQTATFDEGLYFNAGPSRIPHHHALTLHYCRELQVPIQVYNNINEAAYFFAEGKGALSNRKIRVREIHNDLRGYTAELLAKAIDQHKLDTGLTTEDTQKILEYLRAEGGLDIDKLYKASDRRGYIEGPGAGELPGKIAPAHSLADIINSGLADPDFYNVSEYVYELQMTMFQAIGGNDQIPKAFEKKVGQCIHFGCEVTGIHNQAEGVKISYKDAKGAKEIVADYCICTIPTPVLSNIDNNFSSDVSRAIDYIPYMITGKIGMQFKRRFWEEDEHIYGGITHTNNELTQIFYPSYDYLSKKGILLGYYNFNEKARQTGSLSHQQREKLAMDKGRLIHPQYDKEFESSFSVSWHKTPYSMGGWALYNSATRQSHYKSLLQADKRVYFAGEHTTYLNAWMAGALESARRTVTDLHARVSEQRISYPITTNI; this is encoded by the coding sequence ATGTCAATTTCCAGAAGGGAGTTCCTCACCAGAACAGGAACAATGGCTGCCGCCTATCCGGCCATGCTGGCTTTAGGGATGTTACAGGAAGCGCCTGCGCATGCCTTTTCGCTCAATGGCAGTGGCAAGGGCAAACACATTATCATTCTAGGCGCCGGTCTTGCAGGAATGGCAGCGGCTTATGAACTATTAAAACTCGGCTATCAATGCACCATTCTTGAAGCCCGTCAGCGGTCAGGAGGGCGTGTATGGAGTATCCGAAAGGGAGCGACCCATACTGAAACCGATCTTCCTGTACAAACGGCTACATTCGACGAAGGGCTTTATTTCAATGCGGGGCCATCGCGTATCCCGCATCACCATGCATTGACATTACATTACTGTAGAGAGTTGCAGGTGCCGATCCAGGTGTATAACAACATCAACGAAGCGGCCTATTTCTTCGCCGAAGGCAAAGGGGCGCTTTCCAACAGGAAGATCCGGGTCCGGGAAATTCACAACGACCTCCGGGGGTATACTGCAGAACTACTTGCCAAAGCGATAGATCAGCACAAACTCGACACAGGTCTTACAACTGAAGATACCCAGAAAATATTGGAATACCTAAGGGCAGAAGGAGGGCTGGACATCGATAAACTATACAAAGCCTCCGACAGAAGAGGGTACATCGAAGGACCCGGTGCTGGCGAACTTCCCGGCAAAATCGCACCAGCACATAGTCTGGCGGATATTATCAATTCCGGTCTTGCTGATCCTGACTTCTACAATGTATCTGAATATGTATATGAACTACAGATGACCATGTTCCAGGCGATTGGCGGCAATGACCAGATTCCAAAAGCCTTTGAGAAGAAGGTAGGACAATGTATACATTTTGGTTGCGAAGTAACGGGAATTCACAACCAGGCAGAAGGTGTGAAGATTAGTTATAAAGATGCGAAAGGCGCCAAAGAAATCGTTGCCGACTATTGTATTTGTACGATTCCCACACCAGTGCTGAGTAATATAGATAACAACTTCTCTTCTGATGTGAGTCGTGCGATAGATTACATTCCTTATATGATCACGGGCAAGATAGGGATGCAGTTTAAAAGAAGATTCTGGGAAGAAGATGAACACATCTACGGAGGTATTACACATACGAACAATGAACTCACCCAGATCTTTTATCCCTCTTATGATTATCTATCGAAAAAAGGCATACTGCTAGGATATTACAACTTTAATGAAAAAGCCAGACAGACAGGGAGTCTGTCGCACCAGCAAAGGGAAAAATTAGCGATGGATAAGGGAAGGTTGATACATCCGCAATATGATAAAGAATTTGAAAGTTCATTTTCAGTGAGCTGGCATAAGACGCCTTATAGCATGGGCGGATGGGCCTTGTATAATAGCGCTACCAGACAATCACATTATAAAAGCCTGTTGCAGGCGGATAAGCGGGTATACTTTGCAGGCGAACATACTACTTATCTGAATGCATGGATGGCAGGAGCGTTAGAATCTGCAAGAAGGACAGTGACGGATTTACATGCGAGAGTATCAGAACAACGGATCTCTTATCCTATTACAACCAACATCTAA
- a CDS encoding Hint domain-containing protein → MRTLLLLYFCFGWIYTAFAQSRPIRTDEYDKAKTFTVKDLDNDTYVKFNNAYVLDRYEMRKPYIITGDDGLKKRIDLYRLVAKDSMMDIGTVIFYTNEKGTLYTAVLPLFNSNPEIWNKYFEDIHAIDKVEKNYVLKLSYVLSREFSFQLYKSMNGGKDVKAEGATYGTDICFPGDEQVTLADGSQKTLKNILPGDKIISLDAVTHTTSIMKVKELVVHQPANYAITQLLAVHIVANDTQDAHVVSISGKILQATPNHPIQTSAGKKKMGEVSDGEELLCIDEQSKQVLTYVVVNKTEKANGTQPVYNIVAEGEGTFIMNNMMVLQK, encoded by the coding sequence ATGCGCACACTACTATTATTATATTTTTGTTTTGGTTGGATATACACAGCATTCGCACAATCAAGACCCATTCGCACGGACGAATACGACAAAGCAAAGACATTTACAGTAAAAGACCTGGATAACGATACGTATGTAAAGTTCAACAACGCGTACGTACTGGATCGTTATGAAATGCGCAAGCCATATATCATCACGGGAGATGATGGATTGAAGAAGCGCATCGACCTTTATCGCTTAGTCGCCAAAGACAGTATGATGGATATTGGGACTGTTATTTTCTACACAAATGAGAAAGGCACTTTGTACACAGCGGTATTGCCTTTGTTCAACAGTAATCCTGAAATCTGGAATAAGTACTTTGAAGATATTCATGCGATAGACAAAGTAGAGAAAAACTATGTGTTAAAATTATCCTACGTGCTCTCACGCGAGTTTAGTTTCCAGTTATATAAATCCATGAATGGGGGGAAAGATGTAAAAGCAGAAGGCGCGACCTATGGCACCGACATTTGTTTTCCAGGAGATGAACAGGTGACACTGGCCGATGGTTCGCAGAAGACACTGAAGAACATTCTCCCCGGGGATAAAATCATTAGTCTCGATGCGGTGACACATACGACCAGTATTATGAAAGTAAAAGAACTGGTGGTACATCAACCTGCGAATTATGCAATTACGCAATTACTGGCGGTACATATAGTAGCGAATGATACACAGGATGCACATGTAGTGAGTATTTCCGGGAAAATATTACAGGCAACACCAAATCATCCCATACAAACATCAGCAGGGAAGAAGAAGATGGGAGAGGTGAGTGATGGAGAAGAGTTGTTGTGTATAGATGAGCAAAGTAAACAGGTACTCACTTATGTAGTGGTAAATAAAACAGAAAAAGCGAATGGTACGCAGCCTGTATATAATATCGTAGCAGAAGGAGAGGGAACGTTTATTATGAACAACATGATGGTTTTGCAGAAATAA
- the fusA gene encoding elongation factor G, with product MKRLSQYRNIGIMAHVDAGKTTVNERMLYYTGLTHKLGSVDEGNTVMDSDPQEEKRGITISSAAITTYWKDHQINLIDTPGHIDFTAEVERSLRVLDGGVVVFCAKSGVQPQSETVWRQADKYGVPRIVLINKMDRQGADYQHVVREIRNMLQANAVPVQIPIGAEDNFSGVIDLVTMQAYVWNGDDGKQFVVTEIPATLQQAALQARQTLLEELSLVDEYIFEKYTDDPASITNEDLYTAIRKATLSRVLIPVLAAAAYRNRGVQPLLDAVVRYLPSPADIESPLAALAFKIMADEYAGKLTLVRVYTGALRTGDMVWNSRTNKKVRVSRLLRIMSDKFEAVEEIGAGDIGAVVGLKEVRTGDTLSDPAHPVSLESIHFPEPMIGYAVEAKQAKDANRLGEVLARLVDEDPTLQVSVDAASGQTILKGMGELHLEVVLEKIATNYQLEVSKGQPQIAYKEVFTSSVIHKEVYKKQNGGSGSFAVIQFELGPREDGLAGLEFVNEIKGGAIPREYIPAVQKGFEESMKTGVLAGYPMQSMRVRLLDGVIHDNDSHALDFEHAAIIGFKRVAAQARPRLLEPVMSVEVTTPEEYTGVVTGDMNRRRGMIRNMEMRGNAQVITADVPLAELFGYVDTLRSLCAGRAAVSITFEGYELAPASVVV from the coding sequence ATGAAACGTTTATCTCAATATAGGAATATAGGAATCATGGCCCATGTCGATGCTGGTAAAACTACCGTCAATGAACGTATGTTGTACTACACGGGTTTGACGCATAAATTAGGTAGTGTCGATGAAGGGAATACTGTCATGGATAGTGATCCGCAGGAAGAAAAGCGTGGTATCACGATATCTTCTGCTGCCATTACTACTTATTGGAAAGATCATCAGATTAATCTGATTGATACCCCCGGTCACATTGACTTTACGGCGGAAGTAGAACGTTCGCTGCGTGTGTTGGATGGTGGTGTCGTGGTGTTCTGTGCGAAGTCCGGTGTACAACCACAATCTGAAACGGTGTGGAGACAAGCGGATAAGTATGGAGTGCCGAGAATAGTGCTCATCAATAAGATGGATAGACAGGGTGCGGACTACCAGCATGTAGTCCGGGAGATTAGAAATATGTTGCAGGCGAATGCTGTGCCGGTGCAGATACCAATTGGTGCAGAGGATAATTTTTCTGGTGTGATTGATCTGGTCACTATGCAGGCATATGTATGGAATGGTGATGATGGTAAACAATTTGTGGTTACTGAGATACCTGCTACTTTGCAACAGGCTGCCTTGCAAGCAAGGCAAACATTGCTGGAAGAGTTGTCATTGGTTGATGAGTACATCTTTGAAAAGTATACAGATGATCCGGCTAGTATAACGAATGAGGATTTGTATACTGCTATCAGAAAGGCGACACTGAGTCGTGTGTTGATACCTGTGCTGGCAGCGGCGGCGTATCGGAATAGAGGTGTACAGCCTTTGCTGGATGCGGTGGTGCGTTATTTGCCTTCTCCTGCGGACATCGAAAGCCCTTTGGCGGCGTTAGCATTCAAGATCATGGCAGATGAGTATGCCGGTAAGTTGACTTTGGTGAGAGTGTATACTGGTGCGTTGCGTACTGGTGACATGGTGTGGAATAGTCGTACAAATAAGAAAGTACGTGTCAGCAGATTGCTGCGTATCATGTCAGACAAGTTTGAAGCTGTGGAAGAAATTGGTGCTGGTGATATTGGGGCGGTAGTAGGTCTGAAAGAAGTGCGTACGGGTGATACGCTGTCTGATCCTGCACATCCTGTTTCTTTGGAAAGCATTCATTTTCCTGAGCCAATGATTGGTTATGCGGTGGAAGCGAAACAGGCGAAAGATGCGAACAGGTTGGGTGAAGTGCTGGCAAGATTGGTGGATGAAGATCCTACATTGCAGGTGAGTGTGGATGCGGCTTCCGGACAGACGATCCTGAAAGGTATGGGTGAGTTGCACCTGGAAGTGGTCCTTGAAAAGATAGCGACGAATTACCAGTTAGAAGTGAGTAAAGGTCAACCGCAGATTGCTTATAAGGAGGTGTTTACATCTTCAGTTATCCACAAGGAAGTGTATAAGAAGCAGAATGGTGGTAGTGGTAGTTTTGCGGTGATCCAGTTTGAACTAGGACCTCGTGAAGATGGGTTGGCTGGATTGGAGTTTGTGAATGAGATTAAGGGTGGTGCGATTCCCAGAGAATATATTCCTGCTGTGCAGAAAGGTTTTGAAGAGTCGATGAAGACGGGTGTATTAGCTGGGTATCCAATGCAGTCTATGAGAGTGCGGTTGTTGGATGGTGTGATTCATGATAATGATTCTCATGCATTGGATTTTGAACATGCTGCGATTATTGGTTTTAAGCGTGTGGCGGCGCAGGCCAGGCCAAGGTTGTTGGAGCCAGTGATGAGTGTGGAGGTGACTACGCCTGAGGAGTATACAGGTGTGGTGACGGGGGATATGAATAGAAGGCGCGGTATGATAAGGAATATGGAAATGAGAGGGAATGCGCAGGTGATTACTGCAGATGTACCGTTGGCAGAGTTGTTTGGGTATGTGGATACGTTGAGATCGTTGTGTGCGGGAAGGGCTGCTGTGTCGATTACGTTTGAAGGGTATGAGCTGGCGCCGGCTAGTGTGGTGGTGTGA